In Myotis daubentonii chromosome 16, mMyoDau2.1, whole genome shotgun sequence, one DNA window encodes the following:
- the GUCY2D gene encoding retinal guanylyl cyclase 1 has product MTAGAVLAGGRPDARLCAPARRAPSAPRLPRVLPGRPGLPLLLLPLLLPLPPPARAAVFTVGVLGPWGCDPIFARARPGLAARLAAGRLNRDAARERGPRFEVALLQEPCRTPGALGAVASALARVSGLVGPVNPAACRPAELLAQEAGVALLPWGCPGTRAAGTTAPAVTPAADALYALLRAFRWARVALVTAPQDLWVEAGRSLAAALRARGLPVALVTAMEPPNLSGAREALRRVQEGPRVRAVIMVMHSVLLGGEEQRCLLEAAEELGLADGALVFLPFDTLHYAVSPGPEALSVLANSSQLRRAHDAVLTLTRRCAPGGSVLDALRRAQEQRELPPDLNLQQVSPLFGTIYDAVFLLAGGVARARAAVGGSWVSGAAVAHHVQDAQVPGFCGALGGAEEPPLVLLDTDEAGDQLFATYMLDPTRGSFRSAGTPVHFPGGGQGPGPDPSCWFDPDIICNGGVDPGLVFIGFLLVVGMGLTGAFLAHYVRHRLLHIQMISGPNKIILTLDDITFLHPQGGSSQKVAQGSSRSSLVARSVSDIRSVPSQPADSSNIGLYEGDWVWLKKFPGDQHIVIRPATKTAFSKLRELRHENVALYLGLFLAGGADSAAAPGEGMLAVVSEHCARGSLHDLLAQRDIKLDWMFKSSLLLDLIKGMRYLHHRGVAHGRLKSRNCVVDGRFVLKVTDHGHGRLLEAQRVLAEPPSAEDQLWTAPELLRDPGLERRGTLAGDVFGVGIIMQEVVCRSAPYAMLALTPAEVVQRVRNPPPLCRPLVSVDQAPMECIQLMTQCWAEQPDHRPSMDRTFSLFKSINKGRKTNIIDSMLRMLEQYSSNLEDLIRERTEELELEKQKTDRLLTQMLPPSVAEALKMGTPVEPEYFEEVTLYFSDIVGFTTISAMSEPIEVVDLLNDLYTLFDAIIGSHDVYKVETIGDAYMVASGLPQRNGQRHAAEIANMALDILSAVGSFHMRHMPEVPVRIRIGLHSGPCVAGVVGLTMPRYCLFGDTVNTASRMESTGLPYRIHVNASTVRILRALDQGFQTEVRGRTELKGKGAEETYWLVGRRGFNKPIPKPPDLHPGTSNHGINLHEIPPERRQKLERARPGLFPGK; this is encoded by the exons ATGACCGCCGGCGCCGTCCTCGCGGGTGGTCGTCCGGACGCCCGGCTCTGCGCCCCCGCGCGGCGGGCTCCATCCGCTCCCCGCCTCCCGCGGGTGCTGCCCGGGCGGCCTgggctcccgctgctgctgctgccgctgctgctcccgCTCCCGCCGCCGGCCCGCGCCGCCGTGTTCACGGTGGGGGTGCTGGGCCCCTGGGGCTGCGACCCCATCTTCGCCCGCGCGCGCCCGGGCCTGGCCGCCCGCCTGGCCGCCGGCCGCCTGAACCGGGACGCGGCCCGGGAGCGCGGCCCCCGCTTCGAGGTGGCGCTGCTGCAGGAGCCGTGCCGGACGCCGGGCGCGCTGGGCGCCGTGGCCTCCGCGCTGGCCCGCGTCTCGGGTCTCGTGGGTCCCGTGAACCCTGCCGCCTGCCGGCCGGCCGAGCTGCTGGCCCAAGAGGCGGGCGTCGCGCTGCTGCCCTGGGGCTGCCCCGGGACGCGGGCCGCGGGCACCACGGCCCCCGCCGTGACGCCCGCGGCGGATGCCCTCTATGCCCTCCTGCGCGCGTTCCGCTGGGCGCGCGTGGCCCTGGTCACCGCCCCGCAGGACCTGTGGGTGGAGGCGGGACGCTCACTCGCCGCGGCTCTCAGGGCCCGGGGTCTGCCCGTTGCCCTGGTGACAGCCATGGAGCCCCCGAATCTGTCTGGAGCCCGGGAGGCCCTGAGGAGGGTCCAGGAGGGGCCCCGAGTCAGAG CGGTGATCATGGTGATGCACTCGGTGCTGCTGGGGGGCGAGGAGCAGCGCTGCCTCCTGGAGGCTGCAGAGGAGCTGGGCCTGGCCGACGGCGCCCTGGTCTTCCTGCCCTTCGACACGCTCCACTACGCCGTGTCCCCGGGCCCGGAGGCCTTGTCCGTGCTGGCCAACAGCTCACAGCTGCGCCGGGCCCACGATGCGGTGCTCACCCTCACGCGCCGCTGTGCCCCGGGCGGCAGCGTGCTGGACGCCCTGCGCAGGGCCCAGGAGcagcgggagctgccccctgaccTTAATCTGCAGCAG GTATCCCCACTCTTCGGCACCATCTATGATGCGGTCTTCTTGTTGGCGGGGGGCGTGGCGCGAGCTCGGGCGGCGGTAGGTGGCAGCTGGGTGTCCGGAGCAGCTGTGGCCCACCACGTCCAGGATGCCCAGGTCCCGGGTTTCTGCGGGGCCCTGGGCGGAGCCGAGGAGCCCCCGCTTGTGCTGCTGGACACAGATGAGGCGGGGGACCAGCTGTTCGCCACATACATGCTGGACCCCACCCGGGGCTCCTTCCGCTCTGCTGGGACCCCAGTGCATTTCCCTGGagggggccaggggcctgggcccgATCCCTCTTGCTGGTTCGACCCAGACATCATCTGCAACGGAG GAGTGGATCCGGGCCTGGTCTTTATCGGCTTCCTCCTGGTGGTTGGGATGGGGCTGACAGGGGCCTTCCTGGCCCATTATGTGAG GCACCGGCTACTTCACATCCAAATGATCTCAGGCCCCAACAAGATCATCTTGACTCTGGACGATATCACCTTCCTCCacccacaagggggcagctctcAAAAG GTGGCCCAGGGTAGCAGCCGGTCGAGTCTGGTCGCCCGCAGTGTGTCAGACATTCGCAGCGTCCCCAGCCAGCCTGCGGATAGCTCCAACATCGGCCTCTACGAG ggagactgggtttggctgAAGAAATTCCCCGGGGATCAGCACATAGTTATCCGCCCAGCAACCAAGACAGCCTTCTCCAAG ctccggGAGCTGCGGCACGAGAACGTGGCCCTCTACCTGGGGCTCTTCCTGGCGGGGGGAGCGGACAGCGCCGCGGCCCCCGGGGAGGGCATGCTGGCCGTGGTCTCGGAGCACTGCGCCCGGGGCTCCCTGCACGACCTCCTCGCCCAGAGAGACATCAAGCTGGACTGGATGTTCAAGTCCTCCTTGCTACTGGACCTCATCAAG GGAATGAGGTACCTGCACCACCGAGGCGTGGCCCATGGGCGACTTAAGTCCCGGAACTGCGTGGTGGACGGGAGGTTTGTGCTTAAAGTCACCGACCACGGCCACGGGCGACTCCTGGAAGCGCAGAGGGTGTTAGCAGAGCCTCCCAGCGCGGAGG ACCAGCTGTGGACCGCCCCGGAGCTGCTCCGGGACCCAGGCCTGGAGCGCAGGGGGACGCTGGCCGGCGACGTCTTCGGCGTGGGCATCATCATGCAGGAGGTGGTGTGCCGCAGCGCCCCCTACGCCATGCTGGCGCTGACGCCCGCGG AGGTGGTGCAGAGGGTGCGGAACCCCCCTCCGCTGTGCCGGCCCTTGGTTTCCGTGGACCAGGCACCCATGGAGTGCATCCAGCTGATGACACAGTGCTGGGCAGAGCAACCGGACCATCGGCCCTCCATGGACCGCACCTTCAGCCTG TTCAAGAGCATCAACAAGGGCCGGAAGACCAACATTATCGACTCCATGCTGCGGATGCTGGAGCAGTACTCCAGCAACCTGGAGGACCTGATCCGGGAGCGCACggaggagctggagctggaaaaGCAGAAGACAGACCGACTCCTCACGCAGATGCTGCCTCC GTCTGTGGCCGAAGCTCTGAAGATGGGGACACCTGTGGAGCCCGAGTATTTCGAGGAGGTGACACTGTACTTTAGCGACATCGTGGGCTTCACCACCATCTCCGCCATGAGTGAGCCCATCGAAGTAGTGGACCTGCTCAACGACCTCTACACGCTCTTTGATGCCATCATCGGCTCCCACGATGTCTACAAG GTGGAGACCATTGGGGACGCCTACATGGTGGCCTCCGGGCTGCCCCAGCGGAACGGGCAGCGGCACGCGGCAGAGATCGCCAACATGGCCCTGGACATCCTCAGCGCCGTGGGCTCCTTCCACATGCGCCACATGCCCGAGGTGCCCGTGCGCATCCGCATCGGCCTGCACTCGG GCCCGTGCGTGGCGGGCGTGGTGGGCCTCACCATGCCGCGGTACTGCCTGTTCGGGGACACGGTCAACACCGCCTCGCGCATGGAGTCCACGGGGCTGC CTTACCGCATCCACGTGAACGCGAGCACCGTGCGCATCCTCCGCGCTCTAGACCAGGGCTTCCAGACGGAGGTGCGCGGCCGCACGGAGCTGAAG GGCAAGGGCGCGGAGGAAACGTACTGGCTGGTGGGCAGACGCGGCTTCAACAAGCCTATCCCCAAACCGCCAGACCTGCATCCGGG gaCCAGCAACCACGGCATCAACCTGCATGAGATACCCCCTGAGCGGCGCCAGAAGCTGGAGAGGGCGAGACCGGGCCTGTTCCCGGGAAAGTGA